The Bradyrhizobium sp. LLZ17 genomic sequence GGCTTCGCAGCGCCGCCAGGAATTGCTCGTTCGACGCGAGCGGCGTCTCGACAAGCGGCGAGCAACACAAACAACCTCTTAAATGAAAAGCCCCAAGGGCCGAACTGGCCCGAGGGGCTTCAAATTTTTCCCGACCGGGCAAACGGTCGTCGCGAACAAGCACCCGACGATATAGCCCGAACCGCGCTGCCCCACCAGAGGGGACGAGGACGGGCTCATGGCCGACGAATTTGAAGGCTGGGACGAGCGCGAAGCCGAAGAGCGGCGCGAACAAATGCGCCAGCAGGGCTACCCGACCTATGAGGCTGCGGCCATCGTTCGCGTTCTCTCGGCCAATGCCGATCTGCCGGAAGGTTGCCATCCAATGCCGTTCACGGCGCTTGGTGGCCTCGACAGTGTCAGGACGAGCGAAGCCGCCCAAGGCAGCACTACCGGCTTCAGGGAAGCCGGGGAAGCCGAGCCGCTCGGCGAATGGGATGCAGGCGACGACGACCAACCTATTCCGCCGCGCGGCTGGCTGCTCGGCAACAGCTTCTGTCGTGGCTTCGTTAGTTCGCTGCTTGGTGAAGGCGGTGTCGGCAAGACTGCGATGCGATACGCACAAGCCCTGTCGCTCGCGACCGGACGCCGATTGACCGGGGAGCATGTCTTCCAGCGCAGCCGCGTGCTGATCGTGAGTCTCGAAGACAGTCGCGACGAACAGCGCCGCCGCATCCAGGCAGCTTGTCTGCATCACGGTATCAAGTCAGAAGAGCTGAGAGGCTGGTTATACCTCGCTGCTCTCGACAAGGCCGGAGGCAAGCTGATGACCAGCGATCGACACGGTCATCCCGTACTGGGTGCCTTGGGAGCGAAGCTGGCAAGGACGATCGTCGCACGCAAAATCGACCTCGTGATCCTCGATCCGTTCGTGAAGGCGCACACGATCAACG encodes the following:
- a CDS encoding AAA family ATPase: MADEFEGWDEREAEERREQMRQQGYPTYEAAAIVRVLSANADLPEGCHPMPFTALGGLDSVRTSEAAQGSTTGFREAGEAEPLGEWDAGDDDQPIPPRGWLLGNSFCRGFVSSLLGEGGVGKTAMRYAQALSLATGRRLTGEHVFQRSRVLIVSLEDSRDEQRRRIQAACLHHGIKSEELRGWLYLAALDKAGGKLMTSDRHGHPVLGALGAKLARTIVARKIDLVILDPFVKAHTINENDNSAIDEVAQILTDMSIRFDIAVDVPHHISKGPADPGNANRGRGASSSKDAFRLVDTVTRMSEEDAKRYGLSEVERRWLIRIDNAKVNIAPMADARWFQLVSVNIGNATDLYPNGDNVQTVEPWSAPGLFAELSVPVLNAILDDIEEGLPDGNRFSDAPNVTDRAAWRVIERHCGKGEGPARQIIKTWLGSGLLTHVSYENPITRKPVKGLRVDPVKRPS